In the genome of Paenibacillus sp. FSL R5-0766, one region contains:
- the rpsL gene encoding 30S ribosomal protein S12, giving the protein MPTINQLVRKGRQAKVEKSKSPALQKGFNALKRESTNISAPQKRGVCTRVGTMTPRKPNSALRKYARVRLTNRLEVTAYIPGIGHNLQEHSVVLIRGGKVKDLAGVRYHIVRGALDTAGVNNRMQARSKYGAKRPKAKKA; this is encoded by the coding sequence ATGCCAACTATTAATCAACTGGTTCGTAAAGGACGTCAAGCAAAAGTTGAGAAGTCAAAATCTCCAGCTTTGCAAAAAGGATTCAACGCTTTGAAACGTGAATCTACTAACATCAGTGCCCCACAAAAACGTGGTGTCTGCACTCGTGTAGGTACAATGACTCCACGTAAACCAAACTCTGCACTTCGTAAGTATGCCCGTGTTCGTTTGACGAACCGTCTCGAGGTTACTGCTTATATCCCGGGAATCGGACATAACCTTCAAGAGCACAGTGTGGTATTGATCCGCGGAGGTAAAGTTAAAGACCTTGCAGGAGTTCGTTATCACATCGTTCGTGGAGCTCTCGATACTGCAGGCGTAAACAACCGTATGCAAGCTCGTTCGAAATACGGTGCTAAACGTCCAAAAGCTAAAAAAGCCTAA